Part of the Triticum aestivum cultivar Chinese Spring chromosome 4D, IWGSC CS RefSeq v2.1, whole genome shotgun sequence genome is shown below.
AGTTCATAGGGGATGGCAACTtcgttcttttttgtttttttgtcaaAAAATTACCATGTTTCTCTAATCTCGCGCACACTAAACTTACCATCTAAACCCGTTCGGGTTGCCATGCTTAACTCCCGAACGTACAGAAAGAAAAACCTTTCTATGGTGCACGGCTAGCGAATACTCTGGAATATGCTGGAACCTAGTAAGAAGTGTTCAAATCGTACTTGTCGAGCCATCTTGAAGTCTGAACAAACGGACAAAATACCCTGCAAAGATCTGAACAGACTAGTCGTAGTAGTAGGAATCTAGCTGCAGAATTTTCCAGATGCACATATGTTTTCTGACCAGCCAACTAGCCACAGCACAGCACAACTTCGCAAGTTGCATCCGCCAGATCTCAGGTCAGAACCCGAGCGATCTTCGGCTCTTCCACATTTAAATAAAACAATCGCGTGATGATTAGGAACAGAGTGGTGAACGCATAAATGTTATTTTAACACCTCGCGGTTGATTTGGTCAGTTGATTTCGTCCGCTTCCCACCTAACCAAGCAACGTAGCTGGCACACGGCAGGATGCCCGAGAAGAGACACAAAAGAAAACATACAAAGGCACAGCTCAGCACGAGATCAATTATTATTTCCAAAATGAATTGGTTGAGAATACATTATACGTtgtctgtttacatgaatgaattAGCTACAGCTGCCGATCAAGAATTCATAGTACCGCTTCTTCTGAACGGAAATTCAGCGATTCATAAATCATAACGTGTGAGTGCAGCATTAGAAATGCCCAGTGACATCCTCCTCGCTCGCTTCATCGCTTCCTATCGTCGTCGAGGCGCGATCCCAAGTCTACAATATGATGCGTGCACCCTTCGTTCTGCTTGTCGTGTTGATGGCGATGAATTGATCCAATGTAATGTGATTTCCATGCGATTCGGGCAGATGGCGTGCGCTCGTGCACATAGGTCGCCTGATGAATTGGGTTGCCGCCTTGCGAGTATGAGTTGGCTTCGTCTTCCTGCGTCCGCAGGATTGGTTGATTGACGGTGCGGTTGATCAGCTGCACAGCTTGACGGTGCACGCCACCGCCTGCGCCCAGTACTTGAGCCTCGCCTTCACCTCGTCTGGGCTGTcccctgcagcaacacatcaagagaGAACAACACTTGAGTTCAAATGCTCAATAGCAACCCAATCTAACCCAAGCATGAAGCGGAAATCAACCGTGCTTAAATTGTTCCAATCATGAACTGGTCATTCTAGAGAGTTTAGATGAATCATGAATCGATGTTGAACGAACAGACTTATTTTTTCACATCGGAGGGCAAGATCCAACGAACATAGGTCGAGCAATTTGAGCTTACCAGGGCAGGAAATCTTCCAGTTGGGGATGGGCTGGACCGGCGAAGGAGGCACGACCGCCGGCGGCTCCGGAGCCAAATCTTCGACCTTGGACGGCGCCTGGTGCTCGTCCAAGAACCGCTGGCTCATGGAGTAGCAGAGCTCGAGCGCGGGCAGCGTGCCGCACAGCTCGGGGATCTCGTTGTAGCTGAACCCGAACCCCAGATCCACGCACCCCTTGAGCTCCTCCAGGTCGTCGTCCGTCAGGCTCCTGGCACGGCCCACGCCGGAATCCCCGGCGCCCGCTCCGGCGCGGTCCGGGGCCGCGTCCTCCCCGGCGAGCACCACCGGCCGCGCCCTGCGCGGCCACGCCGCCTCCCACTGCGCGCCGCACcacacctcctccgcctccgcctcagACTCCTCTACCTCCGCCTCCGGGCAGTTCTTGACCCGGCGCTGGGCGCGGCGGCGGTTACGGCTGCGTCGGCAGCGAGGCGGAGGCGGCGTCTGCGGCTGCAGGGAGCATGatgaggaggacaaggaggaggcggccgCCGTCGTCGTCGACGCGGACTCGTCGAGGTCGGAGTCGGTGCTCCACATCGTCGCCGCGGCGGTCGTTGAGCTGGCTTGgctgctcgctcgctcgctcttcTCACGCGGTAGCTCCGCGTCTTCCGCTCTCTCGGTTGCTTTGCTGGATGGTTGTGGGTGGGAGAGAGGGAGTGTGGGCCTATAAGTACAGCTGCGTTAATACGGGGGGCATGGGTTGTTGCCATGTGGGGCCCGCTTGTGTGGCTGTATCGTGGTATGCGTCTTGGCCGTGTGTGCCATGGGGGATGCACATGTCACATGTGGACGTGTCATGTGTCCGGTCTAGTCACTCGCCGTATCCACGCTGTAAATATCTTTTCTATCGGCAGCTTTTATTTTTTACGGAAATGACTTGAATCAATTATAAAGGTTCTACAGAATCCACAAAGCATCCCAAACATAATGAAAATTGCATCGAGATCCCTACACCATCGAACGACCTCTACCGCCATCAGAACGAGCTGATGATGTGTCGTTGTTGGTGAAACTTGTCGATGACAGTCAGGCACTCGTCGTGCACGTGCTCCGAGAGACCAGCGTCCCGGAGTCACGGCTTCATCATTGAACCTTCGAATCGATCTGAAGCATTTGACACCAGAATTCCTATTGTGTACGCCTAGCGAGAGGCCTTAACCTTGCCGTTCCGAGGAGACGACAAGAATATACGCCGGAGCTCCGTCGATTACGTCCATCGGACGTATTCGAGGTGGATCGGAGCCCATAAGACTATCTCGACGATGAAGCGCCGCCATCCACCGAGCACCACATCTGTGAGGACAACTTCCTTCGCACGCCTTCTGACAATACAAAGCACCACCAGTACAAAGACGAAGTAGGGAGAATTTATTCCAGGCTGACAACGTCGCCATCGTCTCACCGCTGTCAGTTGAACAAAAAACCTACTACTATCCTACCTCCACCACAAATCCAAACGCTCATATCCAGGGTTCCCCCATCCTCCTGCTGCCATAGCGGCCGATGGCGGCTTGGGGAACCCGCGGTGGCACCAAAGGTTGAAGGAAAGGAGAAGCCAACGCCTTCTAATCGCCTTTGAAGGAACCCTCTGAAAACTGTTCGCACCACTAATTTATACTCGTCTGAGATCTTTTATTGGTAGTTGTGTGCTAAACCATATTTTGGCGAGGCCCCATACTTTGGGTCTTGGGGCAAAATTTTGGAGCGCACTCCACATGACAATTGTGTGGCGCCGAGAAAATTTCACGTGATCTCCCACCTCACATAGGGATGACATGGAGATTGGAGAAAAATGACGTCTCATTGATAAGTGGGTCTCATGATACGGATGCAGCCAATATAGAGACTCCGAGTTTGCACATCACCTCAACAGCCAATATATGGAGGTGGCAGTAGCtcactgaagatggaataaggttcttcccGCCTAACCCCCGTCATGGCGGTGcttctagcatcgtcggagggcatGTGGAGGTTTTTCTCCGggggatctcgcgggattcggtcgCTGTTTGTCTGCGATGGATCCACTTGCCGTTGTTCCTCTTCGTTCGCCTGTTTACATGTTGGATCCTTTGAATCTATGCTTCTCTTCGTCGGCAGCGGTTGCTATTCTAGTGCCCCGGTCATGTGGGGTCTTTGCACGATGACTTTCTGACTGTCTCTACAATAAGGTTTGCCCGGTTCCGATGAGGgcggggcgatgacagcggcgcctTCAGCTTGCTTTATTGTTTGTAGTtattgctaggtggtctacggacctgaATGTAATTTCTTACTTTCGATGTTCTGTATACTACGTgatagttgatgaatagatcgaaagttttcccgcaaaaaatagataaataaattctGACTAAATTCACGTGTACAtgtggatttttttttcaaaattcttaattcttggtttcagttttcatataaaaaactcCGTGCGTTCTGTTCAAGCACATCAAGCGTTCCATACAGAGGGTTCTAGAAGAATAATTGTAAGCAACCTACTGGACAGGTTAGCTAGGTCTGAAAGTAAGAACACTTCCAAGTCTGAGTTTGGAAGGAAGGCGACCTGCAAGGTGGCACCGCTGGCCAAATCAATGGCTCCAAGCAATAATCAGAATTAGTCATGATCTCGTGCCTCGCATGGGGCGCTGTTTAGGGCTGCAACCCTGGCTAGATTTGCTACTGACAGGCACGTCTTGCTTAAACAAGTCCAGTGCAGTGCAGCAGCATCATTCATTCACACACGGCGGTGCGGCGGTCTAATGGCTTTTCTTGATGCTCCCTGTCAAGTCGGCAAATTTGGCTCGGGCTGCACTGTAAAGTTTGGAGGGCGAAATGGAGCGGAGAAAAGGCTTTGCGAGCTGCTCAAAACAGGACAGCATGAATCCAACTCAGGTGCTTGGAGGAGCCTCCTTTAGCGAAAGCCCTTTTTTGCTCATTGCTTGCTTTCTTGGGCACTGCGTCTGTGTTAACTAGTGCTTAATTTAACTCAATCATGTTTGTGTAAAGTAGGAGCGTCCACCCGATTTGAAATTCAAAGTTTTTCAAGCTGGTCGGCGGTTCCAGGTAAGCTAACGGCTACTATGTAGCATTGTAGGCTTGTACTCGCTCCGTTCGGGTTTATTAGGCATCTCCACATTTTCAGCCAAAATTTGACCTTATATACTAAATAGGAAAATGGTATCATTGAAACCTTCCTTAAATACGAATCCAAGAATATAAATTTTGACACATCACTCATATTTTGCAGACCAAATATGGCCTAATAAATCCGGACGAAAGTAGTAGCGATGTGGATATTGCTATGGGGCTACGTGCTTGATTTGTACTAGTAGTAAATTGTCCAAGCACAACGCACAAACAACGAATTCCGTTCATTTGTTTTCGGTCACCGTAATTCGCTGCTACAGAATCAGTCGTGGTAATCTGTAGGCTGGCACTCATCTTCATGTGGTACTAGCAAATGTGAACAGATTTATAGTATCTTTATTTGCCAAATGACAAGAAATTAAGCGCGTTGTCTTGGCCAATTCTGTCTATCTTCAGTTCTACTCGGCACGTATGATTAATTCCAGGGTTAGTGTGGGCTTGTCAAGGATTTGATTTGTTGCGCAAGGAACATTCTGGTTAGCCTTTCGCGTCAAGTTACTGGCGAACATACTTCCGTTGGCAAGTTGcaactactagctagctagctaacctAATGTCAATATGTTAATTGAGCCAACTAAAAACAATGTTAACTGAGCCAACTCAAAACAATGTTAAGTTAATTGAGCCATGTCATTGGGCAAGCTGTAAGGTGTGTATAATAAGCTGGCGGCCGTTGGGCCTACCGGCACTTGATAATTGAGGTTACACAAGTGTCCCACAACGGTAGGTCTACTTGCTAATAGATTATGTTCTTGATCATTGTTTTCTTGATTGATAGCGCCTCGAATAATGGTGGAATATTCTAGAGTTTACATACTATatattttttttgagacaaaaaaAAGCTAGGATTATGGGAAAGAAATGATAGGGCGGTAATCATGTCAGAATGCATGTGGCAAACTATGTTAGAGCGACTACAACAATGTCAAATTAGGCACTTGGTCTCTGATGGATGCCTGACCCAATCAACTCTGTGGTTAGCAATATATAGCCTTATAATAGTAAATGATCTCTTCTTCCAAGTGCCAAGATGGGTTCCGTATCGCAGAGACTCTATCTTTCACTCCAAAACTGTTACCACGGCACAACATTGCATAAAGAGcccttaatgaaacagaagttacATATAAGTCCTTCCCTTTTGCAAATAGCACCCCAGGCAGCCCGGGTGAACTTTTGCCTAGGCTAGAAAGTAGTGATGGCAATGGATCGGGTTCGAcccgggttgaacaatatcaaatccatatccaaaCCCATGAAGACATTATGTGCCCGTCCATGAAAAATTCTATGGGCGAAAAACAGTGTCCATATCCAAACCCGATGATATCCATCGGGTATGGATATCCATTGGATACTCTCAACACGTATACATAAAACATAGCACAAGTGCACAAGATTCACATAAGATCTCAAATTTTCACAAAACCACATAGCACAAGTGCACAACATAAAAAAAACAGAATCTGAAGCGGCGCTGGAGTAAGTTACGGTTGGGAGGGATTGCAAAATTTATTTATCATttcttataaagaaaataaataaattggaAGTTGGGATTGTGTGGATCATTGAATTTTGCCCCACAtgtcatactatcgggtcgggttcgGGTATATCCACGGACACATAGCTATGTCCATGCCCTCACTAGTAGAAATatgcctttagtctcggttcgcaaaggccattaatcccggctgtgcaaccgggactaaatatgcgcgactaaaggctCCCCCCCTTTAGttgcgcctcttacgaaccgcgactaaaggcccgtccacatgggcgccaggagtccgtcggggcggaggacctttagtcccggttctcgtggctaaccaggactaaaggcctcctccgcaggtttagggttttagcccccctaaacctggtttctttttaa
Proteins encoded:
- the LOC123096158 gene encoding uncharacterized protein, producing MWSTDSDLDESASTTTAAASSLSSSSCSLQPQTPPPPRCRRSRNRRRAQRRVKNCPEAEVEESEAEAEEVWCGAQWEAAWPRRARPVVLAGEDAAPDRAGAGAGDSGVGRARSLTDDDLEELKGCVDLGFGFSYNEIPELCGTLPALELCYSMSQRFLDEHQAPSKVEDLAPEPPAVVPPSPVQPIPNWKISCPGDSPDEVKARLKYWAQAVACTVKLCS